From one Humulus lupulus chromosome 8, drHumLupu1.1, whole genome shotgun sequence genomic stretch:
- the LOC133794644 gene encoding O-fucosyltransferase 36-like, giving the protein MERPDSLSSSDEEDDRHTLIEQNDRKPPNSTRSTFHIDDDDVGHRNNEFRSRIRPRFSSFNSLNKRYLFAIFLPLVIVVLYFSVDVRNLFSTNFSGIRFDSLSDRLRESELRALYLLRKQQLGLFTLWNQTFHDSSSISSNSSSSSNNSSIETQQNLLLEDLKFSVLRQISLNKEIQQVLLSPHRSGNSSSTGLESDSDDPSLGGFGLNRCGKVDQKFSQRKTIEWKPNSNKFLFAICLSGQMSNHLICLEKHMFFAALLNRVLVIPSSKVDYQYNRVLDIEHINKCLGRKAVIAFEEFAEGKKNRMHINRFICYFSLPQPCYVDDEHIKKLKGLGITMGKLESAWVEDVKKPSKRTVQDFLSKFSSSDDVIAIGDVFFADVEKEWVLQPGGPLAHKCNALIEPSRLIMLTAQRFIQTFLGRNFVALHFRRHGFLKFCNAKQPSCFFPIPQAADCIIRVVERSNAPVIYLSTDAAESETGLLQSLVMLNGKTVPLVKRPARNSAEKWDALLYRHGLEGDSQVEAMLDKTICAMSSVFIGAPGSTFTEDILRLRKDWGSASSCDEYLCQGEDPNFIADNE; this is encoded by the exons ATGGAGAGACCTGATTCCTTATCGTCCTCCGACGAGGAAGACGATCGCCATACCCTGATTGAGCAGAACGACAGGAAGCCCCCAAATTCTACTCGATCCACTTTTCACATTGATGACGACGATGTCGGCCACCGCAACAACGAGTTTCGATCTCGAATACGTCCTCGTTTCAGCTCATTTAATTCGCTTAACAAGAGGTACCTATTTGCCATTTTCTTACCTCTCGTCATTGTCGTTTTGTATTTCTCCGTCGACGTCCGCAACCTCTTCTCCACCAATTTCTCCGGTATTCGATTCGATTCCCTCTCCGACCGGTTGCGCGAGTCCGAGTTACGCGCTCTTTACTTGCTCAGGAAACAGCAATTAGGTCTTTTTACTCTTTGGAATCAGACATTTCATGATTCTTCCTCAATTTCTTCTAATTCTTCCTCTTCTTCAAATAACTCTTCAATTGAAACTCAGCAAAATTTATTACTCGAAGACCTGAAATTTTCGGTGCTTAGGCAAATTTCACTGAACAAAGAGATTCAACAAGTCTTGTTATCGCCTCATCGGTCGGGGAACTCGAGCTCCACAGGGTTGGAAAGTGATTCTGACGATCCCAGTCTTGGTGGGTTTGGTCTCAATAGGTGTGGAAAGGTTGACCAGAAGTTTTCACAGAGAAAAACGATTGAGTGGAAACCAAATTCGAATAAGTTTCTGTTCGCCATTTGCTTATCGGGCCAAATGTCCAATCATTTGATTTGCTTGGAGAAACATATGTTCTTTGCAGCTCTTCTAAATCGAGTTTTAGTTATTCCTAGTTCCAAAGTGGATTACCAATACAATAGAGTGTTGGATATCGAACACATTAATAAGTGTCTAGGAAGAAAAGCTGTCATTGCCTTTGAAGAATTTGCTGAGGGTAAGAAGAACCGCATGCACATTAATAGGTTTATCTGTTATTTTTCGCTTCCTCAGCCTTGTTATGTGGATGATGAACATATTAAGAAGCTCAAAGGATTGGGGATCACAATGGGTAAACTTGAATCTGCATGGGTGGAAGATGTTAaaaagcccagcaagagaacagtTCAAGATTTTCTGTCTAAGTTTTCTTCTAGTGATGACGTTATTGCCATCGGGGATGTTTTCTTTGCCGATGTGGAGAAAGAATGGGTGCTTCAGCCTGGTGGTCCCCTTGCTCACAAGTGCAACGCTCTGATCGAACCCAGTCGTCTTATAATGCTTACAGCGCAGCGCTTTATACAAACATTCTTGGGAAGGAACTTTGTAGCTCTTCATTTCCGGCGGCATGGCTTTTTGAAGTTCTG CAATGCCAAGCAACCGAGTTGCTTTTTTCCCATTCCCCAGGCTGCCGATTGCATTATACGGGTAGTTGAAAGGTCTAATGCGCCAGTCATATATCTCTCTACAGATGCTGCTGAAAGTGAAACCGGTTTGTTGCAATCACTAGTTATGCTCAATGGGAAGACTGTACCACTAGTTAAACGCCCTGCACGTAATTCAGCGGAAAAATGGGATGCTCTGTTGTATAGGCATGGCCTTGAGGGGGACTCTCAG GTGGAGGCTATGCTAGATAAGACAATCTGCGCCATGTCTAGTGTGTTCATCGGAGCGCCTGGATCCACTTTTACAGAGGATATACTTCGACTTCGCAAGGATTGGGGATCAGCATCTTCATGTGATGAATATCTCTGCCAAGGTGAAGATCCTAACTTCATAGCAGACAATGAATGA